A stretch of DNA from Gallus gallus isolate bGalGal1 chromosome 7, bGalGal1.mat.broiler.GRCg7b, whole genome shotgun sequence:
CTTTTGCATGACGTTGTACAGTGGTGAAAAGTCTCCAGTTGCTTCTATAAGCCTACACTTCTCTCTCTCAGTAGAAACTGCTCACCTCTTAACATATGCAAGTGCGCTGAGAAAGATGAACATCTCCTTAAGGACAAAACTTGCCTGTCCTAAGACCTCAAAAGTAAGATTAATCATGTTTCTCTGATTCAATGAAGTGACACACTGTTATCTGTTTATTCCTCCATCGTTCATGAACAAGCACTGTGCAATGACCACAAACGCAGAGCACAAGATGCTGTGCTCCTCAGCCTGAACTCAGAGAAATTGCACTAGTTTATAGGAAGATCTTCTctgcacacagctgaattgctcTCCTGTTGCACAGCCAGCTGTTATGTCACATACCCGTAACAACTGCCTTGGGGGTTGGATGAGTGACCTGGCAAATGAAGGCCTGCAGAATTAGGAAGTGGGTTGAGGATGAAGTTCACTGGAATTGGTGttgtaaaggggaaaaaataaaataaaataaaaatgtgtgcaTCTGGTGGAAAACAGTTGTGTTTGGTGTTTGTTTGCAGTAGCAGGTTTATATTACACATGTTGAGTGTTTACCAttggtgttggttttgtttctcatgagtgttttttttctcctcaagtTGTGCAAGACTACATGCATTAACATACACACCTTTTGTtatcaaatatatttataaatccATTAAATTAtgtgatttaatttaaaaaaaaatttgaaatttGAAATGTGAGTCACATTCCACATCCAAATGTGTCTGAAAGCAGTTCTTTGGAAGTTTGGCACaatgccttttctttccccttctatTCTTTATCCATCCCTCAAAATAATTGGCATGTTTTTAAACATGTTGAGGAATACAGAAAGGTCTGAAACATTGGTTtggcatttctttcagtgatATGATTGTGGTTGGTTTGATTTCCTccataaccaaaaaaaaaaaaaaaaacccaaaccaaaagTAATTTCTCCTTCATCATCAAATTAAATGCAAACTCTATGTGTGTAATTCTTAAATGCGGCAAATTCATGCCATAGATTTCCACCCTTGTCCTAAACCTGCCAGTCTCTGCACCACTAGAAGCAGGCTAGTTAATATGGCTCAGCATGTAACACGATGTGCTGTATTAGGGTGAAGCTCAGGTAAGAACTGATGACAACTCTGGCAGAAACAGGCTGGCTTCTGGATCTTTACAGTCTGCTTATTCATTGAGTTCTAATATATTAAGTAtcagagaaagataaaacattGTATGTATACGTGTTGAAATAATGCAATACTAAAAATGctaacatttttttgtgtgttttatgaATCCATGCCAGATTTCCCAATGGATTCTAATAATGGCAACTGTAGAGGCACTGGCATTGGTGAGTACCTTTCTCTAAAGCTATATAATAAGCTGTATGAGCACATTCTTTTAATACTTAATATAAGAGCAGTACTAATTGATGCATAGATATTCTGCCCTATCTTGAGATCCTGTAGACTGTACTTTTGATTTGTGCCTCTATCTGTCATAGAAAggtgggatttggggctgcAAAGACCGTGTACTTCTGACCAAATCAACTGTACAATTCAAGTCAAGGGGGCTGTGCTGATTTCACTACAAGTTTTGTCTTGACCAGTGAGAATGATCATTACGTGGGTTTTCCTACCTACTGCCTCCCTACTGCCAAAAATTTTCTCTCCAGTGCATCCAGTTGTTTTTCCATGCAGAACTGAAAATGCAGGGAGGAGAATAATACTGTAGTTGTTGGCAGACTTTTACTAGCATGCCACTATGAGTTTTGATCTAACTGAGAAATGCTTACTGAaatgatgagaaagaaaatcccaGGTCTGTAAACTGCCAAGCGACACAGTTGGGATTGCATGCACCAAAATGAGTTTCTATAAACTTATAAATACCGTTGTTGTGAGTTGCAAGGAGAACAGAATTGAAGTTGCAGGTGTTCACAGTCACGTGCTGCAGGGGCGAAGTGAAATGTAGTGTTCTTTGTGTTATGTGCTTTAGCCAAAGGAGGCTAGATTCAAGCAGACTGTTTGAGATTCAgtacaaaaggaaaattatttcactttGTAGCAAGCTGGCGAGTACAACTCTCTCAGTCACTGGGGGTAAAAACATTGAGGATTGTGGCTCATTATGACTCTcagattttcaagttaaattcCAGTTTCTCTGCAGATAGTGGTAAAGCTCACGCTAACCTGAGGAAATGGAGGCTGAGACCTTGTGAGGCTGTTTTTATTCCAGCGAGTCTCCTGCTGTTTTTACTTTActgattggttttgttttcacagagcAGAGTGAAATCTCTTGAGTGTCACCACTGTTCACAGCcagtgcaaagaaaagcaaagtccAGTTTGGTAGCTAACGTTATAGAAAGGTGAATTTGTTGCTTAAGCATGCCAACTATAGGTTTTCTTGAAACTTATTACTATTCCTTTggaatttttcttctccagctaCAGTACGTGCTGATGTCCAGTTTGCTAATATAAGCACCTAAATATGATTGAGCAATGCAGAATTAGATACCAGGTTTTGCTAACTTCAGCATTGATCTTCTATCACCTTATATCAGAAATATTAGATGTGTCTCCAGAACTGCTTGCCCTCAGGGACGTGGAATTGAAAAATTGCATCCAAAAGAGAGTGAGGATGAACAGAAAAAGTGCTGATGAAGAGGAAGGGTAATATCTTTATCACTGGCTTTTTACTGTTGGAACACAGTTTGTGGTTCAGTGCACCACACCCACTTCAGCTGGCTTTTCTGTCTCTTGGAAGTAAGCTAGATTTTTGTATGCTTCATGAGATGCTATTCAGGCCACTTAGAAAATTTTCCAGACTTCTTTATCCGCAACTTAAAATGGAAGCATCTGCCAGGCTTGAGCATTTGCTTAGACTGCGCATGCACAAGTATTTAAGATGACATGTTTGTAGGTAGTGATTACAGCAGAAAACCTTCCCTGTAGTTCTTTTATTTTGGTAATTTACAGGGAGAAGTTTCCCATGGTAGAGATGTTGAGCATATGTTGGTATTATGttaacttgttttaaaaaaagaatatttaatggCACAGTCAGCTGAGATCTCAGTCCTAGTTGGTGTGAGCCTCTACTGTCTGTCTGAGTTGTGGTCCCTGAGCTCTTCTGGCAGCTTTGGAGGAGGCAGTCAGGTTAGATGGGGCTTCCCCTTAGGATCAAGACACGGTGAATTTTTACAACACTGCTGGCGAAAGCTCAGAAACATGCATCAAATAAGATTATAGTTTCTAATACTTGCTTTGTGTTCCCTTTGAAAGCCACCGTAACAGGTGATGAGAGAGATGAGTTGCTTCTCTCTCTGCGTCTGGCTTTAGAACTGACCTTGGCAAGTGCCCTTGTGCTACTTTCTGCATTCCTAAGTAGTAATTAGAAATAATGCATCATTTTGTAAAGTTCTTTAGCATATAAATTTGAAAAGCACAGGGGCAACTGGAAGGTATCCTTCTTCAGGGATGCGTGCAGGTCTATCCATTCATTCTAGAACAAGCAATAAAAGATATTGCccacttttaatttttttttaatagggaaCTATGAGACTATGTATTTTTGTCCCTTAATTTagactgttggtttttttttctacttgtgtCACAGAGCAAGGAATTGTAGAGCAGGAGAATGTTAAAGTGTAAAACTTGTTGAATGTGAATGCCAAGATGCCTGCATAAGTGTGGGTCAGAGCAGCACGTCTTTTATGGCGTGTTTCGAGGCAGCTTATAAAATGGGCCATAATTCGGTCTAAAGTATGCATGAGCTCCCACAGGCAGAAGGGAAGCCAAAAATCACTTCCCTTCTCAgcctttattattttaacacaGTCCCATACAAAAGCCTAAGTCTGTAGGATACTATATATAGGCTCCTGAGGACATGTTTGAAATTCAAGGAAACAATATCCTCCTCTTTTGAGATGTTCTCctctttcctgtatttttttaatttattttcaactaCAAAAATCCTTGCAgtccaaaataaataataattctgaGAAGTCCATAACCATCTTTTTATTTACTGCataaatcttaaaaagaaaatagaagttatTTCCCAAACTCTTCACAGTGGGTTTAACTAAATCACTGGCTGTATGCATCATTATTTTAGAACACTGATGCATAGAAATAGGTTGTGTTAAGTCTTCTTTCACTTAAATGCAGAGTGGAATGCAGCTAGCAGGCAAGACTGGATGTTTTCGACACTGAGTATGAATGAGGACACCTGAGTTGTACTTGCAGGTCACCTACTCTTCTCTGAATTAGATTTTACTTCCAGTGGTACATTAGAGTAGATGACCACGTACACATGACACTGGGACCTGTGGTTGGAGAGGGTGAGGCTTGGAGGTAGGCTTGGAGGGAATTTACCAGTTCACTGAGTCTAACAGAGTCCACCAAGCTCTACTTGCATGCTAGTcggaaaaaaaagtggatatTTGCATCAGAATAATCGGCAGTGAAATATTGTTAGTGTTAATGAAAATACGGATCTGGGGCTTCAGCATTAGCACTCCTGAGGCACTCATGAAAATGTTACACGCAGTACTGTTTCTAGCTGCCTGGAAGCCACATTGCTGGATGTGCTGCTCTTCAGCACTCATTTGTTTTGCGTTTTGAAGGTCATCCTATTGGAAGAGCTAATAATTTTCCAATTTTAATTATACTTAGGGTTCTGGATCACAAACCCAAGCAACAGCTGGCCCAGCTTTGTAGTTAGGTGTATCCAAAGCAAGGCTTCAGTTGTACTCAGGGCCGATGACAATGACACATGGTGTAGGTAGATCAGAAGGCTGATCATGGCAGCCTCTCTGCATTACTCTTTCCAAATTAGAGAGTAAGCGTGCTGGTGGAACCATGGTGGGATCTAGGCAACATTGCCAAGAAACTGCTGAGCTTTCCTCCTTAGAAAGTGCAGGCTGCAAGCATCTGCTGAGTTTTATACTCAATGAGGTGGTTGTTGCCACAAATCGGAGGTTTTCAGCTGCTGGCTCTACTGTATGCTGGTCAATAACATCATTCCCTCTGGCTCTCCCAGTTTTCAGTCCCACACTCTGTAATATGGACTCATGAGTAGCTCCTTGTTTTAGTTACACCTATGCAGTCATTTGTTACTGAAAGAATTTTTAGTCCTCTATAATTTCTTAAGGGAGTAGTCATCACTTGAGCACTGCCCCTCCTTAAGTTGTTTCAAGTAAAATTAGCTGGGAAAATAATGTCTAGCTGAGAAAGTAATGTGTCTGTGGCAAAAAAGCCTGGCTTCTTACCTTTATCCCTCTCTGCTACGTGGCTTTTACCATAACAATGAAATACAGTCCTAGTGTCAGGTGGTTTTTTTGCAAATCCTGAATGAGCACCCTGACCAGGCACCTTTAACTGCTCCTTCTTATCCACAGACTCTTCAACAGTGGCACGAGACCTGAAAGTTGTGCACTGTGTTGTATCAAAGTCCTAAGTTGGATGTAGCCCTTTACCCTGTCACTTGGATCAGCATTTTAGATGAAGCACTGTTTATAGCATGTGTATGAAAAATGCTGCACTGTGATGCTTTGGAACAGCACTTGCTAGACTGGCATCTTTGCCTTGTCATTGTACtgttggaagaaagaaatactgtctACGTTTTTGACTCGTTTACTTTAAAATAGAGCACTTGTTTGAGGTGTCTTCTTTAGACTGAAATAGTTCAGTTGGAGCAAACCTTAAGAGATTATCTAGTCCAGGGAAATTCTCGTTAGGTGTGactttggggttttggggaggTTATCACTGAATGtaggatgttttctttctaaataaaagTTTCTGTTTTGTAGAACGCTGCAAATGCAAACCCATAAAAGCTACCCAGAAGACCTATCTACGCAACAATTACAACTATGGTAAGGACAGCTGCATGGCCAGCTCCCAATCATTTTAGGAGATCGTTGTTTATAAGGCTACAGTCAGAGAGTTAAATAGGACTGGGAAAAAATGTCACAAAAATAGCCGATGGTTTCAATTACTGATGGTTAATCCAGTAGGACTTATTACAGAAGATGTGGCCTGAAACTTTTCCAAATTCAAAACTGAGAGTGTTTATAGAAGGATAGAGGGGATTAGCCTAATATGTTAGTACAAGAGTGTCTTTGTTGACGTTGAGTACTAGTTATTTCAGTGTCAGCATGGGCATTTGGGATTCATGCACTTTTTTAGTGTGAAAAGTCATTTGTTAAAAATGACACTGTGGGCTCCTATGCTTGAAATTCCTTTTGGATTTACAGCTTTGATACATTCTGATTTCATAGAAAGGGATATTTTTGCTAATTTTCATGCCTAAAATCTCACTGTGGCATCTAACAGGCATACTAGGCTTTTGCCTTCTTGTGCATTGAAGCCAGCAATGAACAACTTTTTGACTGTTAGTTTGTCAGCACAACCTTTAAAAGTGCTCTACGTCCTCTATTGTCCAAATGGCCCTGGTCTTCTAGCATATCAGGTCCACTGTTACTTTTCTTAGGTTATAAGAAATTAGGAATCCAAGGAGTTTATTATCTGTAATGGAAAGGATGTTGTTTGCAAGCTGTGAAAGATGTGGTATTCTCTAAAGTGTGACCTCTGGATTTGCTTTGCATTTACGTGCAACATCAGTTCACTGGTCACTGTGAGAGAGCCAAATATCTGTTGCCTTTGAGAGGCAGCTTTCCCTCCTATGCAACTTAcgacaaaaagaaagagcaatggAAGAAACAATTAAACAGGTCACCGGGTCAAGATCAGGAGTATTTGGTGTTCATAAGGAGCAGAGCAGATTGGTGCTGGGTCAGTGGAGAGAGGATGAGAAAGGTAAGGGCCTGTCATCCAATAGAGATAGCGATACAATAAGCTTTGATGCATGTTCGTGTCTCATGAAAAGGTGAGAGTGACAAATTAAGTTCAGACATCTGTAGTGCAAGCAGTCAAATGGAGAACAGTTGTAGCATGAGGCAGAAGGACAACATACAAAGAATGAATTAAATACATGAAGTGGGAAGGGCAAAGAGGAGGGGATGCTAAAAATCAAGCCCAAATTTAACGAAACACCCTTACATCTGGTACATTCTGATAATGTACCATAAAAAAGACTAATCCTAGAGGTCATCAAGAATGGCCGAGGGGCGACCTGTATTATCTGCTGCTGTTAACTATACTTTTTGCTACTTCTTCCTAGTCATTCGAGCAAAAGTGAAGGAGGTGAAGACTAAATGTCATGATGTCACTGCAGTAGTGGAAGTAAAAGAGATTCTCAAATCTTCCCTGGTGAACATCCCAAAGGACACTGTAAACCTTTACACAAACTCCGGCTGCCTCTGTCCACCACTCAGTGCCAATGAAGAGTACATCATTATGGGCTACGAAGATGAGGAGCGCTCCAGGTAACTCTTGCAGCATTATCTTTGAGAtgttatttgttatttgttCTCCTGTCCATAGAGATCGCATAGTCACCAGCTAAGGCAAACTTTGTGTCACTCTGCATGGCACTATAATAATATTCTCTACTTAGAGGAATTGCTGAGAGCCACAAAGCTCTGCAGGAACAGAGGTGTGATTCTTGCATGTATTGGGTTCTGTAGATCATACATGAATGCTGGTAGAGTAACAGTTGATCTCCTTCTATAGGTTACTCTTGGTGGAAGGCTCCATAGCTGAGAAATGGAAGGATCGACTTGGTAAAAAAGTAAAGGTAAGAAAATAGCTCAACAAAAGTTAAATACTGCAGATGCCATGGAACAGCTACTGAAGctttacaaaacaaaggaaaaagtcaaATGCTAGCTTGAGCTAATTAATAATAAGCATCAAAAATTAACATGGCTTATTATGTTACTCAGAAATACGTGCCAAGTAGTGCAAGTGGATCGCGGTCAAAATCTTCATCTCAACAAAGCAGACCACAGAAGTGTTCTGCCTTTGTAGGGAAACTGCCTTCTGCAACTCATATGTACTTCACTGGAATTGTAacattaatggaaaaaaaaagagggctTTACAAGTGTTTTCCAGACTAAGTCAGAATTACAATTGTCAGattttaatattctttaaaTGTAATTAGCAAATTTTAAATATAGTCAACAAATTGCATGGGTTAATGACTATTCTAAATTTGTCTCTCTTGCTTAGATATGGAAGGTGCATGATAAGGAAGTCCTGTATTTTACATGTAGTAGCCAACTGGAAGCAATGTGCTCAAATGGAAACAATATATGAATGTTTTCTTGAATGTTTTCTAATTTGAGTGTATTTTAATGTCTTCCATGCTCTGGAAGGACtgctttttaatgctttgaTGCACAGCAGAGTATTGGCTACTTCTACATTTTACACagatttctcttattttaaaacaatttttcatctGTTGTCTTGACACAGTGGTTGTACTTGTGCAAACCAGTCTCTTCTGCTGAGTGCCTTCTCCAACAGTTTTAATGGTGACAGGCAGAAAAATATTGTTCTCATTACAAATACAGGATTCTCTGTGTAAATATGGTACATCCACAGCGATTACATGAGTGAAAAGATATGGGAATCTTATTCCAAGCTGTTGTTTGATTTGGCAGAACTTCCTGAAATCCAGTGCCATGGAATAAACACCAggttgctgctgcaggctgatCTCTGCTCAGTCCCAGTTCGGGGGTGGCAGGGTGATATATGGTTTCTTTCTTGGGAGCTCACATATTTTCTAGCTTATTGCACAGCTGGGATTGCCTTCTATCAAGCACTGGTTTCAGTCCAattcagttgtttttctgtcCAGTACTGGCTTCAATATGCAGAGCATTTTTGTGGTAGGTCTAGTGCCTCAGCACTGAAGAGGCTCATagatagtttaaaaaaaaaaaaaaaaaaaaaaaaaagcaataccTACCTAAactcaatttaatttttttccctaattatGTGATACTTATTCATTCTTGCTGTACTCTTGGCTTTTATAGCTATTGATACGTAGCAGGTGTGGATAAAGTTTTTGAAGGTCATTGTGCCACTATATCAATGGCTTCTGGTATAGTAGTAGTGCTTGCATCATAAATTAAAGTATAAGGTATAAAGGACAAAAAATTTCTAATTAGGAATTTGTGGCATTTATGACTTGATAACTTCAGACTGTGTTGTGTTAGTGTGGGGCAGAAGCTGACGAGAACGTTGTTCACAGTTGGAGAAGCCTAATGATGGCACTTCTCATCCCAGTCTCAGTTTTCGTAAAGCGTCatcattttttccagttacaTTTATTATGCCTTTTTGCACTGCAGTTGCTATTGCCTGGAAaagataatttaaaacaaaaagcacttgACTTTTTCCCCCAGTTTCCCCTAGTGACTGCACAGGTGGCTTCATTTGCATATGCTTTTTAGATACTTATGAAGACTCTGTACTATGCCTTGCCATCAGCCCCTTCATTCACAGAGTGCACTTAAACCAGGCCAGGAAATGGATGCTCCTCTCTGTTGGAAATAGTAATTCTTAATAACCTCACATTCCTCCACTGGGGCCCAACACAGGGTATTGTGGTGGCAATAGCAGcggcttttgttgttgtttgtaaaGCCACGCAGTTACCGTATCTATTATAATAATaccatttattatttataaactCTTAACTTCTTCTGTCATCTCTTTGCAATTCCTCTGCCTTTTGGTTTGCAGCGCTGGGATCAAAAGCTCCGCCACCTCggcaaagggaaaggagagcCGGGACAAAGTGATTCGGCGCTGAAGACTGGGAAGCCCGGCAATGCCCGGCAAACTCGCAGCTAGATGTGAAATGCCCTACGCCAAAATTCAGTGGACTATCTGTCAAGACTTCACTGTTGgagcagcaaaggagaaatTGCACTATTGCACGTTATATTCTATTGTTTACTACAGAATAATGTTTTAGCTTATATTAGTTTTTATTCTCCCTCttgttttctacctttttttgtttgtttgtttttggatgTGTGCAAACTCTGGAaattatatgttttttttatgttactGAGAACTGTAGAAAACTGCCCTTGTGAGGTGTGGAAAGGTCAGGATATGCTGAAGTAGCCTTTTTAACTCACACGTCTTCTTAAGGGGAGAACCTATGCAAGCAGGAGATCTAGTGCAGCCCATCAGTAGTGACCCACACCGGCTTCCTCGGCTCAGCCATTCTGATCACAGCCTTGGTCGCTGCTTGCAAACCTCCTTACTGGGCTGGAGTTTAAGTGCATAcatttttatctgaaaacatAACGGCCATATACACACACAGGTTACAGTCATATGGCACTTCTGGAAACataatgaagaggaaaagaccatttttttcatctctggaCCTTGTAGGAAACCTTATGTAGTTCTGCCACCACATAAATTATCATGCAGTTCTTCTCTTATAATGgcagtttcttcttctttttttttttccttctttttgctgAGTTGTAGGAGTAGACTGCCTTACCAGGCCTGCTTCTCAGTCCAGGTCTGCACTTTATCATTTTGACTTTGTGGTGTTATTCTTCAATCAGTGCCTATATAAACAAGTGTTCAATACTCAGTAAAATATgtccaataaaaaaaattgtagctGTCAATATGGACCTTAACTGACATTTGAACCAACATCGTATTTTTATATTGCTGTTCAAAATataaaaccccaaatcccttcctttttgtgcttttataaAACTCTTTGCAGATAGTAATAACACGTTTGAAATTAATcactctgttcttctgtttttcttttctctcttgcttgaaagaaattaaaatgatgtAAATAAAGTAACAGTTCTCTCCACTGTAATATACAGAGGGGAAACCACTCTGCTTAAGGTGGCTCTTGGGTTTTCAGTTGTGAGTATATTCCATAGCCACCTGTTTTCCTACTTCCCCTAAATGCATTTGGGCTGCCTCTTGTtagcaaagcagtgctgcagttgcTAGGTTGAAAACGCTCTGGTGACAAGCAAATCCAGAAATATTTGGGAATATTTATAATAATGCCATTTTAAGATTTCATTTAATAAGAAAAGGTCCTTTGGCAAGTTTTCCATCAAGCAGGATGCCAAGCAAGCTGAAAGATTGACCTGTTTCCTGCAAAACTCGAAATCTGCGTgggttgatttttttgttgttggtttggtttgtttttctcatagTTTGCAGTGGGATATTAAGTCTTCAGCTGGTTTGGTGTTTGCTCAGAATATTGCATAGGCTGGTTCGGAAACTGGAAGGGCTTTCAAAGGAGGAGctgaatttaaacaaaaaaatcacatctggAAACCTTGCTCTGGTGTATTTTGGACATTGTAGTTCGTCCTCATCTACTCTATTGGTTGGTTCCTGGCTTTTTCAGGCATGCTGTCAGCAAGCAGGTGTCTGCCTGTGGTGGGTCAGAGCAGATACATCAGGATGAACATCAgtactgcagcagcaaacagaCTTGAGCAGTGAGTAAACAGCAAGTCCTATGAAGCCCACTGCCAATGTTGCCTATCATATTTACTTATTGGGCTTTGGACTTTTTTTATAAAGCAGTGAATAGCAGGCAGTTCATATGAGAAGGAAGAGGTGTTGCACAAAATGTCAAGAAAACTACAATTCTGAGTAATCCTATTTCCTGTTGTGCTCTTATCCCCATACTCAGagctttctgaagaaagctAAGAAGTTTGTAATTTTGCACCCTGCTTAATTCTCAATTAGAGACTATCTAATCTGTCATGTAATTTATATTCTGTGGTGTgaacatatttttgtttttctcctcaaatTGCATTGAGCTTTGCCTTGCGCTGCCCCTATCGTCACTCCAGAACTTCACTTGAAGAAAGTCAGTCCCTGCTAAGATGTAGCATTTAACTTGGATTGTAAAGGTCCTCCTTCCCATCTGGAATCTGTTCTATTTGTCTCTGGAAGACACTTGTGTTTCATCTTTTAATCACCCCAGCTGGGTCAAAGGGAAAATGAGGCTTTCTGGGgacagaagaggaggaaagcagtAGCTCCATTCATTGAATAGAGAGCTGGTTTCTGATCAGCTTCAAATCcttaatgttttatttgctaGGCTTGAACACACGCCCAATCTTTGTGTAATCAGCAACATGATGACAAGGAAGCGGGACAGCTATATTTAATGCTGTTAACCTCTGCTTTTGTGCATTTCAAGCAAGGACAATGGGGCACAGTG
This window harbors:
- the FRZB gene encoding secreted frizzled-related protein 3 precursor — its product is MWRGLPALALAALLLLGRAPAGRAAACEPVRIPLCKPLPWNMTKMPNHLHHSTQANAVLAMEQFEGLLGTNCSPDLLFFLCAMYAPICTIDFQHEPIKPCKSVCERARAGCEPVLIRYRHAWPESLACDELPLYDRGVCISPEAIVTAEGADFPMDSNNGNCRGTGIERCKCKPIKATQKTYLRNNYNYVIRAKVKEVKTKCHDVTAVVEVKEILKSSLVNIPKDTVNLYTNSGCLCPPLSANEEYIIMGYEDEERSRLLLVEGSIAEKWKDRLGKKVKRWDQKLRHLGKGKGEPGQSDSALKTGKPGNARQTRS